A genomic segment from Blastococcus sp. PRF04-17 encodes:
- a CDS encoding ABC transporter permease produces the protein MTTTTPATGTADTAAVRRAIASTERPPRPGPLSTAVTFGWRGMLKVKHVPEQLLDVTVTPVMFLLMFTYLFGGAIAGSTSAYLDYTLPGLLVMSVLFTTVYSGVSLNTDLTKGVVDRFRSLPIWRPAPLLGSLLGDSVRYVIAGTVIIVVGVALGYRPEAGVVGALGALALVVVFSFGLSWVFCVLGLLLRSPNAVMNAGFMGIFPLTFLSNVFVDPSTLPGPLEAFVDVNPISILATACRSLMAGNPDGEAIVISLVVAAALALVFLPITTRLYRSR, from the coding sequence ATGACCACCACCACCCCGGCCACGGGCACCGCCGACACCGCCGCCGTCCGGCGGGCCATCGCCTCCACCGAGCGGCCGCCGCGTCCGGGCCCGTTGTCGACCGCGGTGACGTTCGGCTGGCGCGGCATGCTCAAGGTCAAGCACGTCCCCGAGCAGCTGCTCGACGTGACGGTCACGCCGGTCATGTTCCTGCTGATGTTCACGTACCTGTTCGGTGGCGCGATCGCCGGCTCGACCAGCGCCTACCTCGACTACACCCTGCCCGGGCTGCTGGTCATGTCGGTGCTGTTCACGACCGTCTACTCCGGCGTGAGCCTCAACACCGACCTCACCAAGGGCGTCGTCGACCGGTTCCGGTCGCTGCCGATCTGGCGGCCGGCGCCGCTGCTCGGCTCGCTGCTCGGCGACAGCGTCCGGTACGTGATCGCCGGCACGGTGATCATCGTGGTGGGCGTCGCGCTCGGGTACCGCCCCGAGGCCGGCGTGGTCGGGGCTCTCGGCGCGCTCGCCCTGGTCGTCGTCTTCTCGTTCGGCCTGTCGTGGGTGTTCTGCGTGCTCGGCCTGCTCCTGCGGTCGCCGAACGCCGTCATGAACGCGGGTTTCATGGGCATCTTCCCGCTGACGTTCCTGTCCAACGTCTTCGTCGACCCGAGCACGCTGCCGGGCCCGCTGGAGGCGTTCGTCGACGTCAACCCGATCTCGATCCTCGCCACGGCCTGCCGCTCGCTGATGGCCGGCAACCCGGACGGCGAGGCGATCGTGATCTCGCTGGTGGTCGCGGCGGCCCTCGCGCTGGTCTTCCTGCCGATCACCACCCGGCTGTACCGGAGCCGGTGA
- a CDS encoding YybH family protein, with protein MADYEKEIRALVEGWARAVHDGDLETVLAAHADDIVMFDVPPPHRGVRGLAAYRETWPAFFEWQRQGAVFDIESLDVTAGADVAFAFALLRCGTPEEFAEAPDRRLRLTLGLRRDDGRWVVAHEHHSFAIT; from the coding sequence ATGGCGGACTACGAGAAGGAGATCCGCGCCCTGGTCGAGGGGTGGGCGCGGGCGGTCCACGACGGCGACCTCGAGACGGTGCTGGCGGCGCACGCCGACGACATCGTGATGTTCGACGTGCCGCCGCCGCACCGGGGCGTCCGCGGGCTCGCGGCCTACCGGGAGACGTGGCCGGCGTTCTTCGAGTGGCAGCGGCAGGGCGCTGTCTTCGACATCGAGTCCCTCGACGTGACGGCCGGCGCCGACGTCGCCTTCGCCTTCGCGCTGCTGCGCTGCGGGACGCCCGAGGAGTTCGCCGAGGCGCCGGACCGCCGCCTGCGGCTCACCCTCGGCCTGCGCCGGGACGACGGCCGCTGGGTCGTCGCCCACGAGCACCACTCGTTCGCCATCACCTGA
- a CDS encoding alpha/beta fold hydrolase: MTADVSVLHAAGGRLAYRRSGAGPPLLLLHGGWSDGRDWLPQLDSLSDEFDVIAWDAPGCGGSDDPARPATIAGYADAVADLVLGLGLGAAHLCGLSFGGGLALAVYREHPELVRSLVLVSAYAGWRGSLPPEEVAARLQRVRAELGRPPAEWIDGYLPGFFARRVPAETLALVRSTMLDVRREGTEAMLAAFADADLRDVLPTVAVPTLVLHGSADVRAPRPVADALYRSIPGARLVVLPGVGHVINLEVPEAFDREVRDFLRTVD; the protein is encoded by the coding sequence ATGACCGCGGACGTCTCGGTCCTGCACGCCGCAGGGGGCAGGTTGGCCTACCGGCGCAGCGGCGCCGGTCCGCCGCTCCTGCTCCTCCACGGGGGCTGGAGCGACGGCCGGGACTGGCTGCCCCAGCTCGATTCGCTCTCCGACGAGTTCGACGTCATCGCGTGGGACGCTCCGGGGTGCGGGGGATCCGATGATCCGGCCCGGCCCGCGACCATCGCCGGTTACGCGGACGCCGTGGCCGACCTCGTCCTCGGCCTGGGCCTGGGGGCGGCGCATCTGTGCGGGCTGTCGTTCGGTGGAGGGCTGGCCCTCGCCGTCTACCGGGAGCATCCGGAGCTCGTCCGGTCGCTGGTGCTCGTCTCCGCCTATGCCGGATGGAGGGGCTCCCTGCCGCCCGAGGAGGTGGCGGCCCGCCTCCAGCGGGTGCGGGCCGAACTGGGCCGCCCACCCGCGGAGTGGATCGACGGCTACCTCCCCGGGTTCTTCGCCCGGCGCGTGCCGGCCGAGACGCTCGCACTGGTCCGCTCCACCATGCTCGACGTGCGGCGGGAGGGCACGGAGGCCATGCTGGCCGCCTTCGCCGACGCCGACCTCCGCGACGTCCTGCCGACGGTCGCGGTGCCGACGCTGGTACTGCACGGCTCGGCGGACGTGCGAGCCCCCCGGCCGGTGGCCGACGCCCTGTACCGGTCGATCCCCGGGGCACGCCTCGTCGTCCTCCCGGGTGTGGGGCACGTGATCAACCTCGAGGTCCCGGAGGCCTTCGACCGGGAGGTCCGCGACTTCCTCCGCACCGTCGACTGA
- the paaE gene encoding 1,2-phenylacetyl-CoA epoxidase subunit PaaE — protein MTVARVERLTDDAVAVTFDVPDELADDYRFRPGQALTLRRVQDGRDERRSYSICAPAGAPPRVGVREVPGGYFSSWLVHEVRPGDVIDVLPPSGTFTADLDTPADHVFVVAGSGITPALSLAGTVLRDGRSTVTVFYGNRRASTVMFADELADLKDRHGPRLQLVHVLSREPRDAEITNGRLDGERLRTLVTHLVDVPHVDHWWLCGPHGLVTDARALLGDLGVPREKVHQELFYVDDVPPQPVRGDDAVVAGPSSQVTVVLDGRTTPLALPRDVPVLDAAQKVRGDLPFACKGGVCGTCRAKVTEGAVRMRRNYALETDELEAGYVLTCQALPVTDRVTVDYDA, from the coding sequence CTGACCGTGGCCCGGGTCGAGCGGCTGACCGACGACGCCGTCGCGGTCACCTTCGATGTCCCTGACGAGCTGGCCGACGACTACCGCTTCCGACCCGGCCAGGCCCTCACCCTGCGCCGCGTCCAGGACGGCCGGGACGAGCGCCGCTCCTATTCGATCTGCGCGCCGGCCGGGGCGCCGCCGCGGGTCGGCGTCCGGGAGGTCCCCGGTGGCTACTTCTCCTCGTGGCTCGTGCACGAGGTGCGGCCGGGCGACGTCATCGACGTGCTGCCGCCGTCGGGGACGTTCACCGCCGACCTGGACACCCCCGCCGACCACGTCTTCGTGGTGGCCGGCTCGGGCATCACCCCGGCGCTCTCGCTGGCCGGCACCGTGCTGCGGGACGGCCGCTCGACGGTCACCGTCTTCTACGGCAACCGGCGCGCGAGCACGGTGATGTTCGCCGACGAGCTGGCCGACCTCAAGGACCGCCACGGGCCGCGGCTGCAGCTGGTGCACGTGCTCTCCCGCGAGCCGCGCGACGCCGAGATCACCAACGGCCGCCTGGACGGCGAACGGCTGCGCACGCTGGTCACGCACCTGGTCGACGTCCCGCACGTCGACCACTGGTGGCTGTGCGGACCGCACGGGCTGGTGACCGACGCCCGCGCCCTGCTCGGCGACCTGGGCGTGCCGCGGGAGAAGGTGCACCAGGAGCTGTTCTACGTCGACGACGTCCCGCCGCAGCCGGTGCGGGGCGACGATGCGGTGGTCGCCGGACCCAGCAGCCAGGTGACCGTCGTCCTCGACGGGCGGACGACGCCGCTCGCCCTCCCCCGCGATGTGCCGGTGCTCGACGCCGCCCAGAAGGTCCGTGGCGACCTGCCGTTCGCCTGCAAGGGCGGGGTCTGCGGCACCTGCCGGGCGAAGGTGACCGAGGGCGCGGTGCGCATGCGGCGCAACTACGCGCTCGAGACCGACGAGCTCGAGGCGGGCTACGTGCTCACCTGCCAGGCGCTGCCGGTGACCGACCGGGTGACGGTCGACTACGACGCCTGA
- a CDS encoding PaaD-like zinc ribbon domain-containing protein: protein MEHRLDHPGGPPQARRGRHRAARAAPVRGPGPVPLELGPSRRTADCPLCGSPDTEELSEFGSTACKALRRCRSCREPFEHLKEL from the coding sequence CTGGAGCACCGACTGGATCACCCCGGAGGGCCGCCGCAAGCTCGCCGAGGGCGGCATCGCGCCGCCCGGGCGGCTCCGGTCCGGGGGCCCGGCCCGGTACCGCTGGAGCTGGGGCCGTCCCGGCGCACGGCGGACTGCCCGCTCTGCGGCTCGCCCGACACCGAGGAGCTCAGCGAGTTCGGCTCGACCGCGTGCAAGGCACTGCGCCGCTGCCGGTCGTGTCGCGAGCCGTTCGAGCACCTGAAGGAGCTGTAG